One window from the genome of Calliopsis andreniformis isolate RMS-2024a chromosome 12, iyCalAndr_principal, whole genome shotgun sequence encodes:
- the LOC143185770 gene encoding uncharacterized protein LOC143185770, translating into MKITGKILHDKIRNLDSEFSNGVTPEILDKICNEPSVQPFLKWFCDNVNYDNVLSNEEIEIKNRLQETKEWIEGPELDSALEEATKNDPHLLNIISFNAKDKDDLFAEYEMMNNMYKENTNYIRTLQNGIKNLKKLEVKLDEDMEEEEESLNMEYIKADKAYKDCSKILKQFDEDNREFFEKVKCLLNIYTDAAENKGTPLLWTQMPLDLAIKKIELYHHYLDIHIRRQLGNENCCTEEQKTDSDYVSLINNGKESSIDNEKLQELMLCKTNLNNAKMEAILAKVQEDSFAAMLDSAQDIYNSENLKVPRQSEIRREILALSKRKDLLEENVCLLQECQLTEVVQQFAELEIMKVQKQDAHKKLEQRKTELVKLKNLRFLAREDGHVPANLLSMLMQMQFQRLKDVSEFVADVQHYLTTEYLLSSTRCESMQQQQTEYSAIVSSSKVYNSFDKLLISMIFHNEHNSCQLPVALDKYNELIDENRRKKKLIMETSLNSKIHKLETLQSEVNQQYTSEIQKGPTYTFKPIPYKIETCYNETSNNLQKIQTDLMKIRNQMKERMKIDTGFEREKDILWQRFLADANTLKQTHKEIKQMISKSCFEKYAIE; encoded by the exons GTAAAATTCTGCACGATAAAATTCGaaatttggattcagaattttcGAATGGCGTCACACCAGAAATATTAGACAAAATCTGTAACGAACCCTCGGTACAACCGTTTTTAAAATGGTTCTGCGACAACGTGAACTATGATAATGTTCTGTCAAATGAAGAAATTGAAAT TAAAAACAGACTACAAGAAACAAAGGAATGGATAGAAGGTCCAGAATTAGATTCCGCTTTGGAAGAAGCCACCAAAAATGACCCacatttattgaatattatttctTTCAATGCTAAAGATAAAGATGACTTATTCGCAGAGTACGAGATGATGAACAATATGTATAAGGAAAACACAAATTATATTCGTACATTGCAAAATGGGATTAAAAATTTAAA GAAATTGGAAGTTAAATTGGATGAGGATatggaagaggaagaagaatctTTAAACATGGAATATATTAAAGCAGATAAAGCATATAAAGATTGTTCTAAAATTCTGAAACAATTCGATGAAGATAATAGAGAATTCTTTGAAAAAGTTAAATGTCTATTAAATATTTACACAGATGCTGCTGAAAAT aaaGGAACCCCACTTCTATGGACTCAAATGCCATTGGATCTAGCTATTAAGAAAATTGAATTGTACCATCATTATTTAGACATTCACATAAGAAGACAACTTGGAAATGAAAATTGTTGTACAGAAGAACAGAAGACTGATTCAGACTATGTTTCATTAATAAACAATGGCAAAGAAAGTAGCATAGATAATGAAAAACTGCAAGAATTAATGCTGTGTAAAACAAa CTTAAACAATGCAAAGATGGAAGCAATTCTAGCTAAAGTACAAGAAGATTCATTTGCTGCAATGCTAGACAGTGCACAAGATATATACAACTCAGAAAATTTAAAAGTACCAAGACAGTCTGAAATAAG AAGAGAAATCTTAGCATTATCTAAAAGGAAAGATTTGTTAGAAGAAAATGTCTGCTTGCTACAAGAATGCCAACTAACAGAAGTAGTACAGCAGTTTGCAGAATTGGAAATAATGAAAGTTCAGAAACAAGATGCTCACAAAAAGCTTGAACAAAGAAAAACTGAGTTGGTAAAGCTTAAGAATTTGCGATTTCTTGCGCGCGAGGATGGACATGTACCTGCTAATTTATTAAGTATGCTAATGCAGATGCAATTTCAACGTCTTAAAGATGTCTCAGAATTTGTGGCCGATGTTCAACACTATTTAACAACAGAATATTTACTCTCGTCTACGAGATGT GAAAGTATGCAGCAGCAGCAAACTGAATACTCTGCAATCGTCTCTTCGTCAAAAGTGTATAATTCGTTTGATAAACTTTTAATTTCTATGATATTCCATAACGAACATAATAGCTGTCAGTTGCCTGTTGCATtggataaatataatgaattaaTAGATGAAAATAGAAggaaaaagaaattaataatgGAAACATctttaaattcaaaaattcataagTTAGAAACATT acAAAGCGAAGTAAATCAACAATATACGAGTGAAATTCAGAAAGGACCGACGTATACTTTTAAGCCAATTCCTTACAAAATTGAAACCTGTTATAATGAAACATCTAATAATCTGCAAAAGATACAAACGGATTTAATGAAAATAAGAAATCAAATGAAAGAGCGAATG AAAATTGATACGGGTTTCGAACGAGAAAAAGACATACTTTGGCAGCGATTTTTAGCCGATGCAAATACATTAAAACAAACGCATAAAGAGATCAAACAAATGATAAGCAAATCTTGTTTTGAGAAGTATGCAATTGAATAA